A genome region from Bacteroides stercoris ATCC 43183 includes the following:
- a CDS encoding AIR synthase-related protein: protein MSNQRYMMRGVSASKEDVHNAIKNIDKGIFPQAFCKIIPDILGGDPEYCNIMHADGAGTKSSLAYMYWKETGDLSVWKGIAQDALIMNIDDLLCVGAVDNILVSSTIGRNKLLVPGEVISAIINGTDELLAELREMGVGVYATGGETADVGDLVRTIIVDSTVTCRMKRSDVIDNANIRPGDVIVGLSSCGQATYEKEYNGGMGSNGLTSARHDVFAKYLAEKYPESYDKAVPDELVYSGKLKLTDSVEGSPLDAGKLVLSPTRTYAPVVKKLLDALRPEIHGMVHCSGGAQTKVLHFVGDNCRVVKDNLFPVPPLFRTIKEQSDTDWSEMYKVFNMGHRLEVYLSPEHAEEVIAISKSFNIDAQIVGRIEESDKKELIIKSEFGEFRY from the coding sequence ATGAGTAATCAACGATATATGATGAGGGGCGTCAGCGCATCCAAAGAAGATGTGCACAACGCCATTAAGAACATCGACAAAGGTATATTCCCGCAGGCTTTCTGCAAAATCATCCCCGATATCCTGGGCGGTGACCCTGAGTATTGTAATATCATGCACGCAGACGGCGCAGGAACAAAATCCAGTCTGGCCTACATGTACTGGAAAGAGACAGGCGACCTCTCCGTCTGGAAAGGCATCGCACAGGATGCGCTGATTATGAACATCGACGACCTGCTCTGTGTAGGTGCTGTGGACAATATCCTGGTATCGAGCACCATCGGACGCAACAAGCTGCTTGTGCCCGGAGAAGTGATTTCCGCCATCATCAACGGTACGGACGAACTGCTTGCCGAACTCCGCGAAATGGGTGTAGGCGTATATGCCACCGGTGGCGAGACCGCCGATGTGGGCGACCTGGTGCGTACCATCATCGTTGACTCTACGGTAACCTGCCGCATGAAGCGTTCGGATGTTATCGACAATGCCAATATCCGTCCGGGAGACGTGATTGTAGGTCTCTCCTCTTGCGGACAAGCCACTTACGAAAAAGAGTATAACGGCGGTATGGGCAGCAACGGGCTTACCAGCGCCCGCCACGACGTATTCGCCAAATATCTGGCGGAGAAATATCCGGAAAGCTATGACAAAGCCGTACCCGACGAATTGGTATACAGCGGAAAGCTGAAACTGACAGACAGCGTGGAAGGCAGTCCGCTGGATGCCGGAAAGCTGGTGCTCTCTCCCACCCGTACATATGCGCCGGTGGTTAAGAAACTGCTCGATGCGCTCCGTCCCGAAATTCATGGTATGGTACACTGCTCCGGCGGTGCGCAGACCAAAGTGCTGCACTTTGTCGGAGATAACTGCCGCGTTGTCAAAGACAACCTTTTCCCCGTTCCGCCGCTGTTCAGGACCATCAAGGAGCAAAGCGATACGGACTGGAGCGAAATGTATAAGGTATTCAATATGGGACACCGTCTGGAAGTATATCTTTCTCCTGAGCATGCGGAAGAAGTGATTGCCATCAGCAAAAGCTTCAACATCGATGCACAGATTGTAGGACGTATCGAAGAGAGCGATAAGAAAGAACTGATTATCAAGAGTGAATTCGGAGAGTTCAGATATTAA
- a CDS encoding shikimate dehydrogenase family protein: MQKYGLIGYPLKHSFSIGYFNEKFKAENIDAEYVNFEIPRIEDFMEVIEENPNLCGLNVTIPYKEQVIPYLDELDKDTAKIGAVNVIKIVRLPKGKIKLIGCNSDIIGFTQSIEPLLQPQHKKALILGTGGASKAVYRGLENLGIESTFVSRTKKDDKFLTYGELTPEIMAGHTVIVNCTPVGMFPKVDFCPDIPYELLTPNHLLYDLLYNPNETLFMKKGKAQGAVTKNGLEMLLLQAFAAWEIWNK, translated from the coding sequence ATGCAGAAATACGGTTTAATCGGTTACCCGCTGAAACATTCGTTCTCCATCGGCTACTTCAACGAGAAATTTAAAGCAGAGAACATTGACGCCGAATATGTGAACTTCGAGATTCCCCGCATCGAAGACTTCATGGAAGTGATTGAAGAAAACCCCAATCTCTGTGGACTCAATGTAACCATTCCCTATAAAGAACAGGTTATACCCTACCTCGACGAACTGGATAAGGACACCGCCAAGATTGGTGCGGTCAACGTTATCAAGATTGTCCGCCTTCCCAAAGGCAAAATCAAGCTGATAGGCTGCAACTCGGACATCATCGGATTTACGCAATCCATCGAACCCCTGCTGCAACCCCAGCACAAGAAAGCGCTTATCCTGGGCACAGGCGGTGCATCCAAAGCCGTATATCGCGGCCTGGAGAATTTAGGAATAGAAAGCACTTTTGTGTCACGTACCAAAAAGGACGACAAGTTCCTGACCTACGGGGAGCTGACTCCCGAAATCATGGCCGGACATACGGTCATCGTAAACTGTACGCCCGTGGGCATGTTCCCCAAAGTGGATTTCTGCCCGGACATACCCTACGAACTGCTTACTCCCAACCATTTGCTCTACGATTTGTTGTATAATCCAAATGAAACACTCTTCATGAAGAAAGGCAAAGCGCAGGGAGCCGTCACCAAGAACGGACTTGAAATGTTGCTGCTGCAAGCCTTTGCCGCATGGGAAATTTGGAACAAGTAA
- a CDS encoding alpha/beta hydrolase yields MKKILKYSFIGLAALCTALLCGGYYMLGHALNPDELITRSRNSQASYEYMFGQYPELKPWVDSLQTAGALRDFYIKNDRGETLHALYVAAAEPTRKTAVIVHGYTDNSIRMLNIGYLYNRQLKYNILLPDLHGHGASEGAEIQMGWLDRLDVLQWTATADELFGRNNETVTAGDSTRMRSSGTEMVVHGISMGAATTMMVSGEVEHGIHQQPFIKCFVEDCGYTSVWDEFRGELKAQYGLPAFPLLHVASRLCEQEYGWDFREASALEQVRKCTLPMLFIHGDADSYVPTWMVYPLYEAKPEPKELWIVPGSAHAMSYKDYPQEYTEHVKKFVGKYIR; encoded by the coding sequence ATGAAAAAAATACTGAAATATTCATTCATAGGTCTCGCTGCGCTTTGTACCGCCCTGTTGTGCGGCGGATACTATATGCTGGGGCATGCGCTGAACCCGGATGAACTGATTACACGCTCCCGCAACAGCCAGGCTTCCTACGAATACATGTTCGGGCAATATCCCGAGCTGAAGCCGTGGGTGGACAGCCTGCAGACGGCAGGGGCGCTGCGCGACTTCTATATAAAGAACGACCGGGGCGAAACCCTGCATGCGCTGTATGTAGCCGCCGCCGAACCCACCCGTAAAACAGCCGTCATTGTGCACGGCTATACCGACAACTCCATCCGCATGCTCAACATCGGCTACCTGTACAACCGGCAACTGAAGTACAACATCCTTCTGCCCGACCTGCACGGTCATGGCGCAAGCGAGGGTGCCGAGATACAAATGGGCTGGCTCGACCGTCTCGACGTACTGCAATGGACCGCAACCGCCGACGAGCTTTTCGGCAGGAACAATGAAACGGTGACCGCAGGCGACAGCACCCGTATGCGCAGCAGCGGTACGGAAATGGTAGTACACGGCATCTCGATGGGAGCTGCCACCACCATGATGGTGTCCGGCGAAGTGGAACATGGAATACACCAGCAACCGTTCATCAAATGTTTCGTCGAGGACTGCGGCTATACCAGCGTATGGGATGAATTCCGGGGCGAACTGAAAGCACAATACGGCTTGCCCGCTTTCCCGCTGCTGCATGTGGCAAGCCGACTTTGCGAGCAAGAGTACGGATGGGATTTCCGTGAAGCTTCGGCTTTGGAGCAGGTCAGAAAGTGTACCTTGCCCATGCTCTTTATACACGGCGATGCGGACTCCTATGTGCCTACATGGATGGTCTACCCTCTTTACGAAGCCAAGCCGGAACCGAAAGAGCTGTGGATTGTTCCGGGTTCCGCACATGCCATGTCCTACAAGGACTATCCGCAGGAATATACGGAGCATGTAAAGAAATTCGTAGGGAAATACATACGTTGA
- a CDS encoding DUF6078 family protein yields MKQNREDIPFEYAHCFATDGQCPQRSGCLHALITELPMKTSQYASNIITAIDPRYIASLHGKGGCTFYRSSDLKRYACGMSRMFDAVPSRIVSEVRRCVQNCFTCRSYYFASRKGKRLISPAEQAEIASVFRALCPELRPIYDSFEERYEW; encoded by the coding sequence ATGAAACAAAACCGGGAAGACATTCCTTTCGAATATGCCCATTGTTTTGCCACAGACGGGCAGTGTCCGCAACGTTCGGGATGCCTGCATGCCCTGATAACGGAGCTTCCGATGAAAACATCGCAATACGCAAGCAATATCATAACCGCCATAGACCCGCGCTACATTGCTTCGCTGCATGGCAAGGGCGGCTGTACCTTCTACCGTAGCTCCGACCTCAAGCGTTATGCCTGCGGAATGTCCCGGATGTTCGACGCCGTGCCCAGCAGAATCGTAAGCGAAGTCAGAAGATGTGTACAGAACTGCTTCACCTGCCGCAGCTATTACTTTGCCAGCCGCAAAGGCAAGAGACTTATCTCACCCGCAGAACAGGCGGAGATTGCATCCGTTTTCCGTGCCCTTTGCCCGGAGTTACGTCCCATATACGACAGCTTTGAGGAAAGATACGAATGGTGA
- a CDS encoding LemA family protein: MKKSTIIIIVVVALLAIWGVSGYNGLVTMDENVSGQWSNVETQYQRRADLIPNLVNTVKGYASHEKETLEGVVEARSKATQMTVDANDLTPEKLAEYQKAQGAVTSALGKLLAITENYPDLKANQNFLELQAQLEGTENRINVARTNFNNAAKNFNTAIRRFPKNILAGLFGFEKRAYFEAAEGSEQAPKVEF; the protein is encoded by the coding sequence ATGAAAAAATCAACCATTATCATCATTGTTGTCGTAGCCCTTCTCGCCATTTGGGGAGTCAGCGGTTATAACGGACTTGTTACCATGGACGAAAACGTCAGCGGGCAATGGTCTAACGTAGAAACACAATATCAACGTCGTGCCGACCTGATACCGAATCTCGTAAACACAGTCAAAGGATATGCCTCTCACGAAAAGGAAACGCTGGAAGGTGTGGTAGAAGCCCGTAGCAAGGCCACCCAGATGACCGTAGACGCCAACGACCTGACACCGGAAAAGCTGGCCGAATACCAAAAGGCACAGGGCGCGGTTACTTCTGCTCTCGGCAAGCTGCTCGCCATTACCGAAAACTATCCCGACCTGAAAGCCAACCAGAACTTCCTGGAGCTCCAAGCCCAGTTGGAAGGTACGGAAAACCGCATCAACGTGGCACGTACCAACTTCAACAATGCGGCGAAGAATTTTAATACGGCAATCCGCCGCTTCCCAAAAAACATTCTTGCCGGTCTTTTCGGCTTTGAGAAGCGTGCCTACTTTGAAGCCGCCGAAGGAAGCGAACAAGCACCTAAGGTGGAGTTCTAA
- the prfA gene encoding peptide chain release factor 1, translating into MADNNTILEKLEGLVARFEEVSTLITDPAVIADQKRYVKLTKEYKELGDLMNARKEYMQVLNGIEEAKEIIANETDAEMREMAREELDACQARQPELEEEIKLLLVPADPQDSRNAILEIRGGAGGDEAAIFAGDLFRMYTKYCEAKGWRLDISSANEGAAGGFKEIICSVTGDNVYGTLKYESGVHRVQRVPATETQGRVHTSAASVAVLPEAEEFDVVINEGEIKWDTFRSGGAGGQNVNKVESGVRLRYNWKNPNTGVVEEILIECTETRDQPKNKERALSRLRTFIYDKEHQKYIDDIASKRKTMVSTGDRSAKIRTYNYPQGRITDHRINYTIYNLAAFMDGDIQDCIDHLIVAENAERLKESEL; encoded by the coding sequence ATGGCAGATAACAACACCATATTAGAGAAACTGGAAGGCCTCGTTGCCCGCTTCGAAGAAGTGTCCACACTGATTACCGACCCGGCGGTGATTGCCGACCAGAAGCGCTACGTCAAACTCACCAAAGAGTACAAAGAACTGGGCGACCTGATGAATGCCCGCAAAGAGTACATGCAGGTACTGAACGGCATCGAGGAAGCCAAAGAAATCATCGCTAACGAAACCGACGCCGAGATGCGTGAAATGGCACGCGAAGAACTTGATGCCTGCCAGGCACGCCAGCCTGAACTGGAAGAAGAGATAAAGCTCCTGCTTGTCCCCGCCGACCCGCAGGACAGCCGCAACGCCATTCTCGAAATCCGCGGTGGTGCAGGTGGAGACGAAGCCGCCATTTTTGCAGGCGACCTCTTCCGCATGTACACCAAGTATTGTGAGGCTAAAGGCTGGAGACTGGATATATCCAGCGCCAACGAAGGCGCAGCCGGCGGTTTCAAGGAAATCATCTGCTCCGTAACGGGAGACAACGTATATGGCACGCTGAAATATGAATCGGGCGTACATCGCGTACAACGCGTGCCTGCCACCGAAACGCAGGGACGTGTACACACATCCGCCGCATCCGTGGCGGTACTGCCCGAAGCCGAAGAGTTCGATGTAGTCATCAACGAGGGAGAAATCAAATGGGATACCTTCCGAAGCGGCGGTGCGGGCGGTCAGAACGTAAATAAGGTGGAATCCGGCGTACGCCTGCGCTATAACTGGAAGAACCCGAATACGGGTGTCGTAGAGGAAATTCTCATCGAATGTACCGAAACGCGCGACCAGCCGAAGAACAAAGAACGCGCCCTGTCGCGCCTGCGTACCTTTATATACGACAAAGAGCACCAGAAATACATTGACGACATCGCTTCCAAGCGCAAGACAATGGTCTCTACCGGTGACCGCTCGGCAAAGATACGTACCTACAACTATCCGCAGGGACGTATTACCGACCACCGCATCAACTATACCATTTATAACCTTGCCGCCTTTATGGACGGTGATATTCAGGATTGCATCGACCATCTGATTGTTGCGGAAAATGCAGAGCGACTGAAAGAAAGCGAATTGTAG
- the pgeF gene encoding peptidoglycan editing factor PgeF, with the protein MIPLTKDKRMLGYEVLAPYPDISCFVTTRHGGCSTGNYASFNCTPYTGDDADCVRKNRELLCAALPVRPQELIIPFQTHGTDSLIIDDTYLNATHSERQAMLQGIDALITRMPGCCICISTADCIPVLLYDRQRRIVAAVHAGWRGTVNRILTKTLHRMQSAYGTEGTDVIACIGPGISLDSFEVGDEVYEAFRTENFPMEYISVWKPETHKYHIDLWAANRLQLSDFGVPPRQIENAGICTYRQHEDFFSARRLGIKSGRILSGIMLNGQEKGERK; encoded by the coding sequence ATGATTCCTCTCACAAAAGATAAAAGAATGTTGGGATATGAGGTACTTGCCCCATATCCCGACATTTCTTGTTTTGTAACCACCCGGCATGGCGGATGCAGCACCGGCAACTATGCTTCTTTCAACTGCACTCCTTATACCGGAGACGATGCGGATTGCGTACGCAAAAACCGGGAACTGTTATGTGCCGCCTTGCCTGTGCGCCCTCAGGAACTTATCATCCCCTTTCAGACCCACGGCACCGATTCCCTCATCATCGACGATACCTATCTGAACGCAACGCATAGCGAACGGCAAGCCATGCTGCAAGGCATCGATGCACTCATTACCCGCATGCCCGGCTGCTGCATCTGCATCTCCACTGCCGATTGCATTCCCGTATTATTATATGACAGGCAACGCCGCATTGTTGCCGCAGTCCATGCAGGCTGGCGGGGAACGGTAAACCGCATTCTTACCAAAACCCTTCACCGGATGCAGTCTGCCTACGGAACAGAAGGAACGGATGTCATTGCCTGCATAGGCCCGGGCATCTCCCTTGACTCGTTCGAGGTGGGCGATGAGGTATATGAAGCGTTTCGCACCGAAAATTTCCCGATGGAATACATATCCGTATGGAAGCCCGAAACGCACAAATACCATATAGATTTGTGGGCAGCCAACCGTTTGCAACTCTCCGACTTCGGAGTGCCGCCCCGGCAGATAGAGAATGCAGGCATCTGTACCTACCGGCAGCATGAGGACTTCTTCTCGGCACGGCGTCTGGGCATCAAGTCGGGACGTATCCTGTCGGGAATTATGTTGAACGGACAGGAAAAGGGAGAAAGAAAGTAA
- the ubiE gene encoding bifunctional demethylmenaquinone methyltransferase/2-methoxy-6-polyprenyl-1,4-benzoquinol methylase UbiE, which translates to MDYPQEHIKPYGNDGKKSEQVEEMFDNIAPAYDKLNHTLSMGIDRSWRKKAIDTLRPFSPRRIMDVATGTGDFAILACRELQPDMLIGTDISEGMMNVGREKVKQAHLSDRISFAREDCTSLSFADESFDAVTVAFGIRNFDGLDKGLSEMCRVLVPGGHLVILELSTPDRFPMKQLFTVYSKAVIPLLGKFISKDNSAYTYLPQSIRAFPQGEIMQGVILKAGFSEVRFKRLTFGICTLYIAKK; encoded by the coding sequence ATGGACTACCCCCAAGAACACATCAAGCCTTACGGCAACGACGGCAAGAAGAGCGAACAGGTTGAAGAGATGTTCGACAACATCGCCCCCGCTTACGACAAGCTGAACCATACCCTGTCGATGGGCATAGACCGCAGCTGGCGCAAGAAGGCGATTGACACGCTCCGCCCTTTCAGCCCCCGGCGCATCATGGACGTAGCGACCGGAACCGGAGACTTTGCCATACTTGCCTGCCGCGAATTGCAGCCCGATATGCTCATCGGAACCGACATATCCGAAGGCATGATGAACGTGGGACGTGAAAAAGTAAAACAGGCGCACCTCTCGGACAGGATTTCCTTTGCCCGGGAGGACTGCACCTCTCTCTCGTTTGCCGATGAAAGCTTCGATGCCGTGACCGTGGCGTTCGGCATCCGTAACTTTGACGGACTGGATAAAGGATTGTCCGAAATGTGCCGCGTACTCGTACCCGGCGGACATCTCGTCATTCTGGAACTCTCCACGCCGGACCGCTTCCCGATGAAACAACTCTTTACCGTCTACTCCAAAGCCGTCATCCCGCTGCTCGGCAAGTTCATTTCGAAAGACAACAGCGCCTACACCTATCTGCCCCAAAGTATCCGCGCCTTTCCGCAAGGCGAAATCATGCAGGGAGTAATCCTCAAGGCAGGGTTCAGCGAGGTACGCTTCAAGCGATTGACTTTCGGAATATGCACCTTATACATTGCTAAGAAATAG
- a CDS encoding TPM domain-containing protein, with translation MKRFISIAFLLCMLISLQAQEIYTTGNIPKVHLQDKTRYVCNPAGILSTSACDEIDRMLYALEQQTGIETVVAVVPSIGSEDCFDFSHRLLNEWGVGKKGKNNGLVILLVTDQRCIQFYTGYGLEGDLPDAICKRIQTRDMIPYLKDGNWDAGMVAGVRAVCARLDGSMANDPDESDGGSPIGLILAVAGFFAIAIAAGILKTRAASKCPQCGQHKLQRSNSVLISRRNGVRTEDVTYTCRNCGHKVVRRQQSYDENYRGGGGGGPVIFGGGGFGSSGGGFSGGSFGGGMGGGGGAGSRF, from the coding sequence ATGAAACGATTTATCTCCATAGCATTCCTCTTGTGCATGCTTATTTCCCTGCAGGCACAAGAGATTTACACCACCGGAAACATTCCTAAAGTACATCTTCAGGACAAGACACGCTACGTTTGCAACCCCGCCGGTATCCTTTCCACTTCGGCATGCGACGAAATAGACCGTATGCTCTATGCCCTGGAACAGCAAACCGGCATTGAAACCGTAGTGGCGGTTGTCCCGTCCATCGGCAGTGAAGACTGTTTTGACTTCTCGCACCGGTTGCTCAACGAATGGGGCGTTGGCAAGAAAGGAAAGAATAACGGACTGGTTATCCTGCTGGTAACCGACCAGCGCTGTATTCAGTTCTATACCGGATACGGACTGGAAGGAGACCTGCCCGATGCCATTTGCAAACGCATTCAAACGAGGGACATGATTCCTTACCTGAAAGACGGTAACTGGGATGCCGGTATGGTGGCCGGCGTTCGTGCCGTATGCGCCCGTCTTGACGGAAGTATGGCAAACGACCCGGACGAAAGTGACGGCGGCTCTCCGATAGGATTGATTCTGGCCGTTGCGGGGTTCTTTGCCATCGCCATCGCGGCAGGAATACTGAAAACACGCGCTGCAAGCAAATGCCCGCAATGCGGCCAGCATAAGCTGCAACGGAGCAACAGCGTGCTTATCTCACGCCGCAACGGAGTACGGACGGAAGATGTCACCTATACCTGCCGCAATTGCGGACATAAGGTAGTACGCCGCCAGCAGTCTTACGATGAGAACTATCGGGGCGGAGGTGGCGGCGGTCCCGTCATTTTCGGAGGCGGCGGCTTCGGCAGCAGTGGCGGAGGATTCAGCGGCGGCAGCTTCGGAGGCGGCATGGGCGGTGGCGGCGGAGCCGGTTCACGGTTCTGA
- a CDS encoding phosphoribosylaminoimidazolesuccinocarboxamide synthase — protein sequence MNALTATDFNFPGQQSVYHGKVRDVYNINGEKLVMVATDRISAFDVVLPKGIPFKGQMLNQIAAKFLDATTDICPNWKTATPDPMVTVGVMCEGFPVEMIVRGYLCGSAWRAYKSGVREICGVKLPEGMKENQKFPEPIITPTTKAEIGEHDADISKEEILAKGLATPEEYAILEKYTMALFKRGTEIAAERDLILVDTKYEFGKHNGTIYLMDEIHTPDSSRYFYSEGYEERFAKGEPQKQLSKEFVREWLMDNGFQGKEGQQVPEMTDEIVTSISERYIELYEHITGEKFVKEDTSNIAERIEKNVTEYLK from the coding sequence ATGAATGCATTAACAGCAACAGATTTCAACTTTCCCGGACAGCAAAGTGTCTATCATGGAAAAGTGCGCGATGTGTACAACATCAATGGCGAAAAGTTAGTTATGGTCGCTACCGACCGCATTTCAGCCTTCGACGTAGTATTGCCGAAAGGTATTCCTTTCAAAGGACAGATGCTGAACCAGATTGCAGCCAAGTTCCTCGATGCCACCACCGACATCTGCCCCAACTGGAAAACAGCCACCCCCGACCCTATGGTAACCGTGGGCGTAATGTGCGAAGGCTTCCCGGTTGAGATGATTGTACGCGGCTATCTCTGCGGCAGTGCATGGCGCGCCTACAAGAGCGGTGTCCGCGAAATCTGCGGCGTAAAGTTGCCCGAAGGCATGAAGGAGAACCAGAAATTCCCCGAACCCATCATCACCCCGACCACAAAAGCTGAAATCGGCGAGCATGACGCCGACATCTCCAAAGAGGAGATTCTTGCCAAAGGCCTGGCCACTCCCGAAGAGTATGCAATTCTGGAGAAATATACAATGGCGCTCTTCAAACGCGGTACGGAAATCGCTGCAGAACGCGACCTGATTCTCGTCGACACCAAGTACGAATTCGGCAAGCACAACGGCACTATCTACCTGATGGACGAAATCCACACACCGGACTCCAGCCGCTATTTCTACTCCGAAGGCTACGAAGAACGCTTTGCCAAAGGCGAACCGCAAAAGCAGCTTTCAAAGGAATTCGTGCGCGAATGGCTAATGGACAACGGTTTCCAGGGCAAAGAGGGACAGCAGGTTCCGGAAATGACCGACGAAATCGTGACTTCCATCAGCGAACGTTACATCGAGCTGTACGAGCACATCACCGGCGAGAAGTTTGTTAAAGAGGACACAAGCAACATCGCCGAACGTATTGAAAAGAACGTAACGGAGTACTTAAAGTAA
- a CDS encoding PhoH family protein: protein MIEKLIVLEDIDPVIFYGVNNANMQLIKALYPKLRIVARGNVIKVLGDEEEMCAFEENITKLEKYCAEYNSLKEEVIIDIVKGNAPQAEKSGNVIVFSVTGKPIIPRSENQLKLVEAFSRNDMVFAIGPAGSGKTYTAIALAVRALKNKEIKKIILSRPAVEAGEKLGFLPGDMKDKIDPYLQPLYDALQDMVPAAKLKEYMELNIIQIAPLAFMRGRTLNDAVVILDEAQNTTTQQIKMFLTRMGMNTKMIVTGDMTQIDLPQSQTSGLVQALRILKGVKGISFIELNKKDIVRHKLVTQIVEAYEKFDKEAKAEREKRKAEQAAGQQLPA from the coding sequence ATGATAGAAAAACTGATTGTTCTTGAGGATATCGACCCGGTTATCTTTTACGGCGTAAACAACGCCAATATGCAACTGATAAAAGCTTTGTATCCCAAACTCCGCATCGTTGCCCGCGGCAATGTCATCAAAGTGCTGGGAGATGAAGAGGAGATGTGCGCGTTTGAAGAAAACATCACCAAACTCGAAAAATATTGTGCCGAATATAATTCTCTGAAAGAGGAAGTCATCATCGATATCGTCAAAGGGAACGCTCCGCAGGCTGAGAAGTCGGGCAATGTCATCGTGTTCAGCGTAACGGGAAAGCCCATTATTCCGCGCAGCGAAAACCAGTTGAAACTGGTAGAGGCATTTAGCAGGAACGACATGGTATTTGCCATAGGCCCTGCCGGGTCGGGCAAGACCTATACGGCCATCGCCCTTGCCGTACGCGCGTTGAAGAACAAGGAGATAAAGAAAATAATCCTCAGCCGTCCCGCCGTAGAGGCCGGAGAGAAACTCGGCTTCCTGCCCGGCGACATGAAGGACAAGATAGACCCGTACCTGCAACCGCTTTACGACGCCTTGCAGGACATGGTTCCCGCCGCCAAACTGAAAGAGTACATGGAGCTGAACATCATTCAGATTGCCCCCCTTGCTTTCATGCGCGGACGCACGCTGAACGATGCCGTAGTGATTCTGGATGAAGCGCAGAACACCACCACCCAACAGATAAAGATGTTCCTCACCCGTATGGGCATGAATACCAAAATGATTGTAACGGGGGATATGACGCAAATCGACCTTCCCCAGTCACAGACTTCCGGACTGGTGCAAGCGCTCCGCATCCTGAAGGGCGTGAAAGGAATCAGCTTCATCGAGCTGAACAAAAAAGACATTGTACGCCACAAACTGGTTACTCAGATTGTGGAAGCCTACGAAAAGTTTGACAAAGAAGCGAAAGCCGAACGGGAGAAACGGAAAGCAGAACAAGCCGCCGGACAGCAACTCCCGGCATAG
- a CDS encoding B3/4 domain-containing protein, translating to MYHITLSEEIKRLCPAFQGVAVMAQVTNSAHNAELWREIDAFTRELRADETAESIKQQPAIAATREAYKRCGKDPSRYRPSAEALRRRLMRGLELYQIDTLVDLINLVSLRTGYSIGGFDADKIQGDSLELGIGRAEEPFEGIGRGTLNIEGLPVYRDRAGGIGTPTSDNERTKMGLETRRILAIVNGYNGREGLAEAAGMIQELLRKYADSDGGTILYFE from the coding sequence ATGTACCACATCACCTTATCCGAAGAGATTAAGCGCCTCTGCCCCGCCTTTCAGGGCGTTGCCGTCATGGCGCAAGTAACCAACTCCGCACACAACGCAGAGCTGTGGCGGGAAATCGACGCTTTCACCCGCGAACTGAGAGCCGATGAAACCGCGGAAAGCATCAAACAGCAACCCGCCATCGCCGCCACCCGCGAAGCCTACAAGCGTTGCGGCAAAGATCCCAGCCGTTACCGTCCTTCCGCCGAAGCATTGCGCCGCCGTCTTATGCGGGGACTCGAACTGTACCAAATCGACACGCTGGTAGACCTCATCAACCTCGTATCGCTCCGCACCGGATATTCCATCGGCGGCTTCGATGCGGACAAGATACAGGGAGACAGCCTTGAACTCGGCATCGGACGTGCGGAAGAGCCCTTCGAAGGCATCGGGCGCGGAACGCTGAACATCGAGGGGCTTCCCGTCTACCGCGACCGGGCAGGCGGCATAGGCACTCCCACCAGCGACAACGAACGTACCAAAATGGGACTCGAAACCCGGCGTATCCTTGCCATAGTCAACGGATACAACGGACGCGAAGGGCTGGCGGAAGCCGCCGGAATGATACAGGAACTCCTGCGGAAATACGCAGACTCCGACGGCGGAACAATACTCTATTTTGAATAA